One window from the genome of Spiractinospora alimapuensis encodes:
- a CDS encoding cyclase family protein: protein MSALAPFVRALASGDIDVIDLTAPLTSETPVLQLPEPFANTVPFTLREVSRYDDRGPAWYWNDIHTGEHTGTHFDAPVHWVTGAEGRDIAQVPATELLAPGVVLDFSAQSAADPDFLLSVDDVRGWEATHGPLPSGGWLLLRTGWDAYAHDAERYLNTDETGSHTPGISGDCARWLAEETDILGIGVETVGTDAGMAAGFTPPFPCHALLLGAGKYGLTQLQRLERLPATGTLIITAPLPIVGGSGSPARVLALVDRTA from the coding sequence ATGTCCGCCCTTGCCCCCTTCGTCCGCGCACTCGCGTCGGGCGACATCGACGTGATCGACCTCACAGCACCACTGACCTCCGAGACGCCCGTCCTCCAGCTCCCCGAACCCTTCGCGAACACCGTTCCGTTCACGTTGCGGGAGGTCAGCCGCTACGACGACCGGGGACCCGCCTGGTACTGGAACGACATCCACACCGGCGAGCACACCGGGACCCACTTCGACGCCCCGGTGCACTGGGTGACCGGCGCCGAGGGTCGCGACATCGCCCAGGTTCCGGCCACCGAACTCCTCGCCCCGGGAGTCGTGCTGGACTTCTCCGCGCAGAGCGCGGCCGACCCCGACTTCCTGCTGAGCGTCGACGACGTCCGCGGGTGGGAGGCCACCCACGGCCCCCTCCCCAGCGGCGGTTGGCTGCTGCTGCGCACCGGGTGGGACGCATACGCCCACGACGCGGAGCGCTACCTCAACACCGACGAGACGGGCTCGCACACGCCGGGCATCTCTGGGGACTGCGCGCGGTGGCTCGCCGAGGAGACCGACATCCTCGGAATCGGGGTGGAGACCGTCGGGACCGACGCGGGAATGGCGGCGGGCTTCACTCCCCCGTTCCCCTGCCACGCCCTCCTTCTCGGTGCGGGCAAGTACGGCCTGACCCAGCTCCAGCGGTTGGAGCGACTGCCCGCCACCGGGACGTTGATCATCACCGCCCCACTGCCGATCGTGGGAGGGTCGGGCAGCCCAGCGCGCGTCCTTGCCCTGGTGGACCGCACCGCGTAG
- a CDS encoding SDR family oxidoreductase produces the protein MTGRFAGRTAIVTGASRGIGLAVAERLVAEGARVCVTARKPDPLNEAVAQLGGPDHAMGVPGRSDDADHQSETVERTRAAFGPIDLLVNNAGINPVYGPIIDVDLDAARKVIEVNCLAALAWTQQVYRAGMRDHGGAVVNLSSVAGLAPAPGIGIYGASKAMLSHLTAELAVELAPAVRVNAVAPAVVKTRFATALYEGKEPEVAAGYPLGRLGVPSDVSGVVAFLLSEDAAWLTGQTVPVDGGKTLTGGI, from the coding sequence ATGACCGGAAGATTCGCCGGAAGGACCGCGATCGTCACAGGGGCGAGTCGTGGGATCGGACTCGCCGTCGCGGAGCGGCTCGTGGCCGAGGGCGCGCGGGTGTGTGTCACCGCGCGCAAACCCGACCCCCTGAACGAGGCCGTGGCCCAGCTGGGTGGCCCCGACCACGCCATGGGCGTGCCGGGCAGGAGCGACGACGCCGACCACCAGAGCGAGACCGTCGAGCGAACCCGGGCGGCGTTCGGCCCGATCGACCTGCTCGTGAACAACGCGGGCATCAACCCGGTGTACGGCCCGATCATCGACGTGGACCTGGACGCGGCGCGCAAGGTGATCGAGGTGAACTGTCTCGCGGCCCTGGCCTGGACCCAGCAGGTGTACCGCGCCGGAATGCGGGACCACGGCGGCGCGGTGGTCAACCTGTCCTCGGTCGCGGGACTCGCCCCGGCACCCGGCATCGGGATCTACGGCGCGAGCAAGGCGATGCTCTCCCACCTCACGGCGGAGCTGGCCGTCGAGCTCGCCCCCGCCGTGCGCGTCAACGCCGTCGCCCCGGCGGTCGTCAAGACCCGCTTCGCCACCGCCCTGTACGAGGGGAAGGAGCCCGAGGTGGCCGCGGGCTACCCGCTGGGTCGACTCGGTGTGCCCAGCGACGTCAGTGGCGTCGTGGCGTTCCTGCTCTCCGAGGACGCCGCGTGGCTGACCGGCCAGACCGTTCCCGTGGACGGGGGGAAGACCCTCACGGGAGGGATCTGA
- a CDS encoding TetR/AcrR family transcriptional regulator yields the protein MQDIVGAAGLTKGAMYHYFDSKDDLLYEIYARIIRQQRARLETIAGASDAPVGRVRTAAEDFVVTTVQNLDEVWVFLTAAHRLRSDQRRGVETERRRFHDTFTALIAEGQESGAFRDDIPADLVVHQFVGSVHHLGTWYDPTGPLPPPTLAAHYAELLVSGIEQRDI from the coding sequence GTGCAGGACATCGTCGGCGCCGCGGGTCTCACCAAGGGCGCGATGTACCACTACTTCGACTCCAAGGACGACCTGCTCTACGAGATCTACGCCCGCATCATCCGCCAGCAGCGGGCACGGTTGGAGACGATCGCCGGCGCGTCCGACGCCCCCGTGGGGCGTGTCCGCACCGCGGCGGAGGACTTCGTCGTCACGACAGTGCAGAACCTGGACGAGGTGTGGGTGTTCCTGACGGCGGCGCACCGGCTCCGCTCCGACCAACGGCGCGGCGTGGAGACCGAGCGCCGCCGGTTCCACGACACCTTCACCGCGCTCATCGCCGAGGGACAGGAGTCGGGTGCGTTCCGCGACGACATCCCCGCCGACCTGGTGGTGCACCAGTTCGTCGGTTCCGTGCACCACTTGGGCACCTGGTACGACCCCACGGGTCCCCTTCCGCCCCCGACCCTCGCCGCCCACTACGCGGAGCTCCTCGTGAGCGGAATCGAACAGCGGGACATCTAG
- a CDS encoding TRAP transporter permease → MTEDTARRPPAQSAAPPVPPSGPTQPDVDSEGDGRPLWERLATERWGEGRLASVLGIVVLVIAVLLGLYQIYSALFVSLDAYLHRVTHLLFVLVLVFLVKPAGKGAWAKSTPMGVVDFLLAGTAAVVSLYPLLNFGEIVQRMGQPTGLDLAMGVVAILVVLEACRRVIGLFMSVLVAGFLFYAWIGPLLPGDLAHRGYTYQRITYHSYLFQEGIYGVPLGVAATFIFVFLLFGALLQKSGGGNFLVGLAMALTGRSPGGPAKGAVVGSGLVGSVSGSAIANVAITGSFTIPMMRRVGFKGHQAGGVEAASSTGGQLLPPIMGAGAFVMAEFLGVPYTDVVKIAIIPALMYFLVVYLFVDIIARKNGLTGMPKESLPRVRDVMASGFHFLIPLVVLTALLLLYWTPLRAGMVAIGVLLLVAMVRAASRLGFWDILEVFVIAARNTLLVSVACAAAGIIVGIVGLTGLGLRLSSYIVGAGGGYLFLTLLLIALASLIMGLGMPVTASYIVLSVLAVPALGELGLSLVVAHMIVYWYSQDSNVTPPVALAAFSAAAIAGSGAMRTSVSAWKYAKGLYLIPLLMAYTPLLLNGSLAEIISAVITGCLALFAFAVCLEGYFLRATTLLERVGLGAATMALILSSWLADYFVNLLPGGLAAAITQATASIPTGNAVLLNGLSALVVGAVIVAHVVAHHRHRAGLPERFDEVDQVEDAESSSSTQAAGTAEKGSVD, encoded by the coding sequence ATGACTGAAGACACCGCGCGGCGGCCACCCGCCCAGTCGGCGGCTCCCCCCGTGCCGCCGTCCGGCCCGACACAGCCCGACGTGGACAGTGAGGGTGACGGTCGGCCCCTGTGGGAGCGGCTCGCCACGGAACGCTGGGGCGAGGGCCGTCTGGCCTCAGTGCTCGGCATCGTGGTGCTCGTGATCGCGGTGCTGCTCGGCCTGTACCAGATTTACAGCGCGCTCTTCGTGAGCCTGGACGCCTACCTGCACCGCGTCACCCACCTGCTCTTCGTGCTGGTGCTGGTGTTCCTGGTGAAGCCGGCCGGCAAGGGCGCGTGGGCCAAGAGCACACCGATGGGCGTCGTGGACTTCCTGCTCGCCGGGACCGCCGCCGTCGTCAGCCTCTACCCATTGCTGAACTTCGGCGAGATCGTGCAGCGCATGGGCCAGCCGACCGGGCTGGACCTCGCCATGGGCGTCGTCGCCATCCTGGTGGTCCTGGAGGCCTGCCGCCGCGTCATCGGCCTGTTCATGTCCGTCCTGGTGGCCGGGTTCCTGTTCTACGCCTGGATCGGACCGCTGCTGCCCGGGGACCTCGCCCACCGTGGCTACACCTACCAGCGGATCACCTACCACAGCTACCTGTTCCAGGAGGGCATCTACGGGGTGCCGCTGGGTGTCGCCGCGACCTTCATCTTCGTCTTCCTGCTGTTCGGGGCGTTGCTCCAGAAGTCCGGTGGCGGCAATTTCCTGGTCGGTCTCGCGATGGCGCTGACCGGACGTTCCCCCGGCGGTCCGGCCAAGGGCGCCGTCGTGGGTAGCGGGCTCGTCGGTTCGGTGTCGGGCAGCGCGATCGCGAACGTCGCCATCACCGGCAGTTTCACGATCCCGATGATGCGGCGCGTCGGCTTCAAGGGACACCAGGCCGGCGGCGTCGAGGCGGCCTCGTCCACCGGTGGACAGCTCCTCCCACCCATCATGGGCGCCGGGGCGTTCGTCATGGCGGAGTTCCTGGGCGTCCCCTACACCGACGTCGTGAAGATCGCCATCATCCCGGCGTTGATGTACTTCCTCGTCGTCTACCTCTTCGTGGACATCATCGCCCGCAAGAACGGCCTCACGGGGATGCCCAAGGAGAGCCTCCCCCGTGTACGCGACGTCATGGCCAGCGGGTTCCACTTCCTCATCCCACTGGTCGTCCTGACCGCGTTGCTGCTCCTCTACTGGACCCCGCTGCGGGCCGGCATGGTCGCGATCGGCGTGCTGCTCCTGGTCGCCATGGTGCGTGCCGCGAGCCGCCTGGGCTTCTGGGACATCCTGGAAGTGTTCGTCATCGCCGCCCGCAACACGCTGCTGGTCTCGGTGGCCTGCGCCGCCGCCGGCATCATCGTCGGAATCGTCGGGCTCACCGGCCTGGGGCTGCGGCTCTCCAGCTACATCGTGGGCGCTGGCGGCGGGTACCTCTTCCTCACCCTGCTGCTCATCGCGCTGGCATCCCTGATCATGGGGCTCGGTATGCCGGTCACGGCGTCCTACATCGTGCTCAGCGTCCTCGCCGTCCCCGCGCTCGGCGAGCTGGGGCTCTCCCTCGTGGTCGCGCACATGATCGTCTACTGGTACTCCCAGGACTCCAACGTGACACCACCCGTGGCGTTGGCGGCGTTCTCCGCCGCGGCCATCGCGGGGTCGGGGGCGATGCGCACCTCGGTGTCGGCCTGGAAGTACGCCAAGGGCCTCTACCTGATTCCCCTGTTGATGGCCTACACGCCGCTGCTGCTGAACGGATCGCTCGCCGAGATCATTTCGGCGGTGATCACTGGATGTCTCGCCCTGTTCGCCTTCGCGGTGTGTCTGGAGGGTTACTTCCTCCGAGCCACCACCCTGCTGGAACGGGTCGGACTGGGCGCGGCGACCATGGCCCTCATCCTCTCGAGCTGGCTCGCGGACTACTTCGTGAATCTCCTCCCCGGTGGCTTGGCCGCGGCGATCACCCAGGCGACGGCCTCCATCCCCACCGGCAACGCGGTCCTGCTCAACGGGCTGAGCGCTCTCGTCGTGGGCGCCGTGATCGTCGCCCACGTGGTGGCCCACCATCGTCACCGTGCCGGGCTTCCCGAACGGTTCGACGAGGTCGACCAGGTCGAGGACGCGGAGTCATCCTCGTCAACGCAGGCGGCGGGCACGGCCGAGAAGGGTTCCGTCGACTAG
- a CDS encoding DUF1850 domain-containing protein, whose product MTPARLWGTAAVLGATAALLLPVWPALSVHAESGDAGFLRLGDDAVFTVSFTHSIDGLPVQDQYRIADGEVVLESTRIQSFGAGMGHIPGRGSGSADGADWVVEDIDEPVGELHVRAGDAGVDHRLLYSEGEVALSRCWESERVTLSAARVSTLRWITAGPEPAGCDTEATNEAKP is encoded by the coding sequence GTGACCCCGGCCCGACTGTGGGGGACGGCGGCCGTCCTGGGGGCGACGGCCGCTCTTCTCCTGCCGGTGTGGCCCGCCCTCTCGGTCCACGCCGAGTCGGGCGACGCCGGGTTCCTCCGGCTGGGTGACGATGCCGTGTTCACCGTGTCGTTCACCCACTCCATCGACGGACTTCCCGTCCAGGACCAGTACCGGATCGCCGACGGGGAGGTCGTGCTGGAGTCCACCCGGATCCAGTCGTTCGGCGCCGGGATGGGCCACATCCCGGGCCGGGGGAGCGGCAGCGCCGACGGCGCCGACTGGGTGGTCGAGGACATCGACGAACCAGTGGGCGAGCTGCACGTCCGCGCCGGAGACGCCGGGGTGGACCACCGTCTTCTGTACTCCGAGGGAGAGGTCGCGCTCTCCCGGTGCTGGGAGAGCGAACGCGTCACGTTGAGCGCGGCTCGGGTCTCCACCCTGCGATGGATCACGGCGGGCCCCGAGCCCGCCGGCTGCGACACGGAGGCAACGAATGAGGCAAAGCCATGA
- a CDS encoding TAXI family TRAP transporter solute-binding subunit encodes MRGRKGRVYAALPGVGAVLLVAACTQPAEQSGDERAWDDLSMATGTTAGVYYPVGGAISEIINSEVEDVRATTESTGASVENMRLLEEGQSDLALVQGDVAYQALHGEGDEFADDPIESQVLMVIYPNVYHAVTLQSVADDLGLECFSDVEGHRFSVGAPASGNELATDLVFDGLDMTFDDIDVYRYAYAETATALRDGDLDAGSWVVGESHGSLMELEATDPIHLIDMCEDEQAEITDAHPFYEPHTIDADVYDSVEDDTETLALWNVVVVPPDFPEELGREIVETVYDNVDMISQVYEPGTPYFAPETLENSPIPLHPGLVSYAEDNDIDVPDDLRP; translated from the coding sequence ATGCGGGGACGTAAGGGACGTGTGTACGCCGCGCTACCGGGCGTCGGCGCGGTCCTGCTGGTGGCCGCGTGTACGCAGCCCGCCGAGCAGTCCGGCGACGAGCGCGCCTGGGATGACCTGTCGATGGCCACCGGAACGACCGCCGGAGTCTACTATCCGGTCGGCGGCGCCATCTCGGAGATCATCAACAGTGAGGTGGAGGACGTCCGGGCGACGACCGAGTCGACCGGCGCCTCGGTGGAGAACATGCGCCTGCTCGAGGAGGGGCAGAGCGACCTGGCGCTCGTCCAGGGAGACGTCGCCTACCAGGCCCTGCACGGGGAGGGCGACGAGTTCGCCGACGACCCGATCGAGTCCCAGGTGTTGATGGTCATCTACCCGAACGTCTACCACGCGGTGACGCTCCAGAGCGTCGCCGACGACCTCGGTCTGGAGTGCTTCTCCGACGTCGAGGGACACCGGTTCTCCGTCGGCGCCCCCGCGAGCGGCAACGAGCTCGCCACCGACCTGGTCTTCGACGGTCTGGACATGACCTTCGACGACATCGACGTCTACCGCTACGCCTACGCCGAGACCGCCACCGCGCTGCGTGACGGTGACCTCGACGCCGGATCGTGGGTCGTGGGCGAAAGCCACGGCAGCCTGATGGAGCTCGAGGCCACCGACCCGATCCACCTGATCGACATGTGCGAGGACGAACAGGCGGAGATCACCGACGCGCACCCGTTCTACGAGCCGCACACCATCGACGCCGACGTCTACGACTCCGTCGAGGACGACACCGAGACCCTCGCCCTGTGGAACGTGGTCGTCGTGCCGCCCGACTTCCCCGAGGAGCTCGGGCGAGAGATCGTCGAGACCGTCTACGACAACGTCGACATGATCTCGCAGGTCTACGAGCCCGGAACCCCGTACTTCGCGCCGGAGACCCTGGAGAACAGCCCGATCCCGCTGCACCCCGGGCTGGTGTCCTACGCGGAGGACAACGACATCGACGTCCCGGACGACCTGCGGCCGTGA